CCATTTTTTGCTTCCTTTGGGAACTGTGCATGCTCAACACATTTACTGTGCCACAAATAGCTACCCAACCCAACCAAGAGACGAAAAAGTTTTACAAGGTAAGATACTTTAATTTCTGCGACtgtttatgtattaataatatCATAACTTTTTTAGATTGGAAAATATTGCAGCTGTTTATAtaagtacctgaaaaaaaaacattcctaaaaaaAACTACTCAATGGTTACCACACTCAAACTAAGTGGCTCAGATCACTCAATTAAGTAAGTAAAATACAATCCCTTCATTATtcacaggtatgttttttttttttataaaacttgtGTGATTGCTGGATGTTTTCCTCACCGATTAGAAAGTTTTGTGTTACTTATGAAGCACAATCAGTCCAGGTGCTGGGCTGTATTGTTCTAAATTGGTATCTTATTTTTAAACTTGGGGATTGTTTTCTTCCATGACAGTCTAAATAGTGATTTTAATCTGCTTTGTGGTGCGCTGTGGATCTGAAGTAGTTCTAGTGGTTCTAGTGTGATTTGGTACcttaaatacatattcataaatacaatatttaatagattttttttttttttttttttttttttttttaaattaggaaagTGACCATAATTGTCTTCACCTCTTCACAAACATGTATAATTTTCTAGTGGGACTCACTTAAATGGCACTTATATATAGTAAAGAAAGCACACAGCAAAAcctttcagtttcctttttttgtatttttcaggtgCAGTGTTTCAGGTGTGCAAGATGGGTCCATGTCAGCTGCGTCAGTACAGCCGAAACTGGCAAGGACCTTGTGATGactcaaagggatttcggtctgtgattcagcctcccgacagaagatggcatcaaaccaactcgggacttcccttaccaagatctcgtgaccatggtgaaagtcatctttatgaggggcggcaccttggtgaggggcggaagtacgagtatgtaaattccagccactgcagtcaagtgaaggataaggacacttgtcagttggggattggtgttccactgactacagaggcgggacattacatactcgtacttccgcccctcaccaaggtgccgcccctcaaaagatgacttttgccatggtcacgagatcttggtaagggaagtcccgagttggtttgatgccatctactgtcgggaggctgaatcacagaccgaaatccctttgactcatcacatactTCAAAAACGTTGCTGTGGCGTGTATATGTGCTAAGTGTGCAATGTAACctcaatattattttaatatcctattagaacataagaaatacaaaatgaaaacaggtcatatattgttttatgtttatgtacATTAGATAATGGCACCAGTACCGAACTCTGTAAACTTATTAAAATTGTTATGTCAAAAGTTACatcaaaaaatgtaacattttacaacttctttgtgtctgttttttagaCCAAAAAATGTAGTTCATAATTAATATAGTTCATAACTAAACTTATTTCATAATAGGATAATAAAGGGTAGGCAGGCTTATACACATAACAAAGTCcatccattttaaaaatatacatatatagcaCGTATAAAAGTAAACCTGGCAAACTGGAAAAATGCAGCAGACTGCACAAAGCAAAACAGAATTACAATAAGTGATGGCGGAACAGCAATGCACTATGCAGGACCTACCTTGGCTGTGGAGGTGTTTTTCCAGTAAACTATCAAGAAGGAAATTTTCATTAGACTTCGCATTGACTCATTCTTATGGGTCATTGGATCAGTTATGTTCACTTTCAGAACTCCATTACTGGATTCAATATTGACTTTAGAAGGAGGCCCCAAGGCAGCTGAAATGTAAAAagtgagtaataataataataataataataataataatacatattctaACATTGGACATTATtccatttcaaataaacaaagcatctgtttgtaacacatttaacacataCATGTTATAATCATACACCATGTAATTTCTTCTTGAACGCTCctaattgtattactgttttatcCCCATAACCTATTGTGATATTCCTCAATGTGCACCAAGTGGTATAAAGGCATTTTGAGGTCCCATCCAGGGTAAACGGTTGTGTTGTGGGGTATACCCCTGGGATATACGTTTAAAAGTCCTCATCCACCTAGGTATTGGACAGTTGCAAAGACCATGGCTTTTGAAGCATGACAGCTGTTGTTTGTGTCTAATCTCTGCATTTTACCCTGCAACTCACACAAATCGCTCTGAGCTACTGTGGTGCCCAACATCTTTTGTGTATAAGTGCTCATACAGTATGGCCTACCAAGACCTGTAAGCAAACCATTTTCCCCAGTGTAGTTTTACAGTTTTAGCTAATACAGCTACAGTAAACTATTCTACTGTgtgcatttattaataaaaaaaaaattacagtgctTCCATTTCTCCTACCCTGTCTGACTCACTGTGCACATTTTAATAACTTGGGTTAAATTTACAGTGTCTATTTCAGATTTGTTTCTTCCCTTAGTTCCCACTGTGGAACAATGAGTAATATCTTAGCCTCATTTGCTAAGGGTACAGTAGTTCATAGGGGTTCTCCCAACAACAGAACAAACACCCTGTTTGTGAAGACTGGAGTTTCGTTTGCATGTGTAGTTTCCAGTAATATTTGATTGTCATGGGCTctcttcacaaaactgtttaaggAATTATTATTAGGGACTATTGTTCTTtggttaaagtgattgtagctgcTATGCACTTTCATTCATTATATGGAATTGATTAAAGAAATATTTCCGATAGCGTCGCCCTTGctttgtccccaccccttcaattactttttttctgtcaataaccaatcagctgcttccccgaTTGACTGGCTGACAAGCTATGAACCAGAATAAAATGTTGAGgtaaaatgacctaggaagtgcatgTATAacttatttcacaaaaaaaaggcaTCTAAATTAGAACTTTTTTTAACCTAAAGCTGTAATATATACCATgtcttgaaatgaaaatacatgtctgcTACAGCTTGTGTTATTTTCCTAAAACAGTCCTTatctttaaataacaataaataattacaatcatGGTcctaactagctatgaggacaccaagATCCTGTTTtcggttgttttttgtttttttttgcatcatcaatgctggtGCTTATGCAATAAATCATGGTAAAGTAGCAAAGATTCCTTCCTTTTCTGTTGGTTTGCCCTTTAACATAGATTTgcaggttgaatagtaaataccaagaagtcatataaatactgcagctatagtTCGGTAGAATGCCAGCTCTGATTATGGCGCTGATTACCATATATAAGTTTAAAGGTAACTCTTACAATGTTCCTCGGGGCAGAACTTTATCTCTTTCCACTTGGAAGTTATATTTTTGCTTTCTGCTCTCAGGCGCAGGTAGTATTCTCCAAAATAATTAATATCCTGGTAAGTGAAGTCACACTGGGTCTGTGGGATCCTGTAACACACACGATTACTGGAATATCCTTTTAAACTTTTCTGatatgcactgtaaaaaaaaaaaaagaaaaaaaaagggagaaaaaaaccATTCAGAACACCAGCAGAAAGTAGACCAGCTTCttagtaaaaacaaagaaagcaaaatgCCTTACAAAATATACTCCATGGTAAAGCTGACTGTCTCGTCATATTGTTGTGGGTCCCAGTCCCATTCCAAGATGAACTGGGTGTTCACAGCCTTGACTCTTATGTTCTGTGGAAAAGGCAGCTCTCCTGTTACTAAAAAATAAGGATAAGATACATATGTAAACATAGTGTTGGGTTCTTAAAACAAGTGAATCAAAAAATCTAGGTTGGCAAACCAAaccttaaaacaaaaactaccGCTTAAAAATGGTGTGCTTTGAACTTGCactaatgctttaaaatactgCACACAGCAAGCAGTCATTCAGATGTGTAACACTATTGTAACACACGTCAAAATGCCTTGTCATGCAAGATAAATATATTTGATTGGTATATTTCTCTAGATATGTCATTTATGACATTTGTACGCAGATGAATGTGGGGAAAATGAAAGGTGCGTTGAGTCCTGAGAATAGAGCCCAGAGTCTAAGAATGAGCCAGCCCAGAACGTGTTACTGTATTTAACTCAGTTTTAAGTAAGTTTTACTTCTGATGGGAACCATGTTTAACATTTATCAAACATGATTTTCAAGGTCTTCTTTACATTAACAACGGCTTTCTGTTTAATCtaaacgtgcagttttgaaacgtTTGAATTGTTGTTACTGTTGAGATTTAATGTGCTATATACAGATAGTCAAGTACTGTACACTAATCAGATAATGACATAAGTGTTGTGTATTCTTACTCCACCCaacgtgttttaaaaaaaaaaaatctgtaaaaaactAATCTCCTCAAATATGTGAAAAGATTGTGTTAATGAATAACAATTGTGAAAAGCAATGTAATAAAAGTCAATACTTCAGAGCCGTTCGTTTCAAGTTTCGTTATCgtcatttattatacagtaaagTAAAAGGTACAAGAAGCAAGAACAAACAGTTTCAAGTTTGAATCTCCGGCTCCCTCATTTGTACCTAGTGTGTCCCTTGTTATCAATAAATGCTTTGCATAATAATGGAGTGAacgtcaaattattattattattattattattattattattattattattattattattattattattattgacgacaacaacaaaataaagtatGCGCTTTTCTGCGCATATCTGCTGTTACGCTTCTTTCTCATAAACCCTGACTATTTTGTCTCTCGACTTCTTGTAGTGTACTTGCAAGTCCGCCTTTGTGTGTGCTATACTGTATATGAGAAGGAGCTTTGTCACATTACCAGAACAACGATTTCCCTTTTGCCCTTACCTTTGTGTACTTTTGTCATAATGAGTAGATCCAGGAGTAAAAACATCTGCACAACTATCATTTTCTTCAAGGATTCAGAAAGTCCATGGTCTACACATCCCCCAGACAACGCAGCCTCAGCTTTACAAATTGTCTGGTGTTGCGGAAACCACAGAAAACTGGCAGATTTAGGGAGTGTCTACAAATGACTTTTCTGAAATGCACCGTTTTAAGAGACGACTTTAAGAAGGAAATATGTTTCGACCAATATCAGAACTGCAGGCACAATTCAGACCTTCCAGCATTAAGGCTCATAACATAGCTGTTGCAGCTGAAAGAACACAAGTTCATCTAGGCACACCCTGTGATTATGGGTAACTTGCAGGCAAATTCTCTGCTGTTCCATAGTCTGTTTATTCTTAGTTAATTTTTACTAAATATGTTTCCATAATTATCCGAGATGACAGTGTGCTGGATGCAATCGGAATCACATAACACACGAATTCAGTCGATATAGTGTGGAAAAGCCCCTTTGTGTCACGAATGGCCCAGGGCTTTATCACCGTTTCGTGTGGGTGTGCCATAAAACTCTGAGTCTGTAAGGTATATTTTAGCGCTTTTGCACACTTCTATTAGTTACACAAAACTAACACAAAACCTAACTCCCAACTGGAGTACTGACTAAATTAGTTCAATTATGGCAAGCCGAATTATCATTCAGAGGTATCTCAGCCATTTAGagagctccatttaaagatatctctaaatcatttttaagatatctaaaatacagtttgaaataccttaaaatcatttaaagacatctgaaattaaatttaagatatcttaaaatgacgtactgttcatttagagatatctgtaaataatttaAGATACCTAAAAATACCTTCCTCTTTAGAGATAACTAAACATTATTTAGAGCTTTCTCTAAATAATTTCATGTCCTGTCCATTTAAACAAAAGACCCGGCCAGCTCCTTTGCATGGAGCGCATCCGTATATAACAGGcttgtgtctttttctttttttttttttttagtcgtcTAATTTAgtcaattttttaccccggttttctccacaatgtagtatgcccaattattatctgtatcctcggctcaccgctcgcaacccccccacCGTCTCCCCCCGCCGAGTCGGGGATCGGAGGCTGGAgcgcgcgtcctccgaaacgtgctcctgccaatctgtcatttttcgcagtGCAGacccacagcgaggccaccaacCCTgtggacaacacagatctggaggctccactgcagagcgACAGGCGCCGTATCGTCCACAGAGGTCGCTGATGAGTGGTAAGCCGTGGATTTCGCTGAGAATGGCCATATGTATATAAAtgaagcaaaatcctttgtttgggtagAGAGTTTGACctgtgttttgaaagaaaaatttGCGCAAAAggtaattgtgttttgtttaaccttttattttggcctccatgccattttgtttgttcctgttttgctttatttttgttaataaacgtaTGCCACAGCACTAAAACTGTTGCTtccctgtctctgtctccttTCCTGCCGATAACATCTGAGGCCACAATGCTATTCTGCCACAGAAGAAaacttaggtcacaggtcaaagtgaagggtgttAATAAATTTTGCCTGAAGAGTTTCCtaaacactgaaaacacaaatttaCAAGCTGAAATGGTTTATAAGGTATTAGCAATTGCAGTGGTGATGGGTTTGCAAACTCACACCTCTCatgagtgtgtgtatatttatgaGAACTTTACTGTATGCCTGATGCTACCAATCAGTCTTAATCTTTAAAGCACCTACTACATTAAACAATCATACTCTATATAGCACACATAAATATTCCAAAAGAGTTGATGTGCTGTATGTGCACATTATCTGTGTGCAATACAACTAAAATGCAACATACATAAGAAATTTGTCAAACAGAAAATGCATAAACAGGCAGTTCTCACGCGTACGACACAATTGGCTCCTGAAAGTCGCATTGTAagttgaagcacattttcccataggaacgtTATAAATCGTTGTTACTTTcttgactcttcagccagataatatagttttacaaaaataacccgTTATATTGGACTCATGCAAATAcgtatttaaatctttacactcagcccggtaaTTACGCGCATATTACTCAAACACCAActtggcttgtttaaaagtacagactcgagGCTTTTCAAAGACGtcttcagtgtgtgtatgtggtatgCTGAGCAGGAAATATGATCACCTGAAGTtaaggtttcgttttgagtcagttgctcttatcagtcattgttaacggcaaatacatttaaaaaaagaaaaaagaaaaccaaaacagttacatgcataaaaaaacaaaaacaaaaaaaaaaacactagactaagtcagggcaaCCACGACAGAAACTGCAGTTCCGACAcagagcatgcgcacatgacgcacGGCTCGGGTCTCGCCATGTCGTAAATGCCGTACCGATATTGTAAAgtcaaagcagggtaataatgcaagtCATAAGTGCCGTGCGTCCTAAGTCGAAGCATTGTAATTCCAAGATCTACTGTACAATTATGTAATTATTGGGGActtctgtacatttttatatatagtatttacatgctatatacattttacatacatataAACTGCACAttgcaacaaaatatataaaagtactgTATGAGAATTTCACAAACCAAAaagtgctggggggggggggggggggggggggggggggggggggtaactgaCATTATACCTGACataaaaaggaatctatgaagtTCTCAGTCCACTTTACAAGTACTGCAGGTTTGAATAAGTGTGGATTTGCCTGGGTGTACCTCAACAGCAGTATAAGCCAGCACAtactttctgtttattaaaaaaaaagacaaataaaataaattgtgcaaTCATTTTTGGCCACTATTTGTATGTGTGCTATTATTCCTGGGGTAACCCTTCATTGTCTTTTTTCGAAAAACTGTCCACAACGACCTCATTCCTCTCCAGCAGAGCTGTTCGCACTGGAGTAAACTCCAGAGTCCCCGCTATTTTGCCGGCAGTGATTGACAGGGTCCATCTCCAAAGCCCTCTCACTAACGAGAGAGTGTTCATGGGTCACTTCGGAAACAATGTCCACCTTCTCACAGCAAAGCTCCATCTCTTTGTCTTTTGAAAGCAGCACAAGGTACTGGGCCCTCG
The Polyodon spathula isolate WHYD16114869_AA chromosome 9, ASM1765450v1, whole genome shotgun sequence genome window above contains:
- the LOC121320777 gene encoding interferon alpha/beta receptor 1a-like, which encodes MIVVQMFLLLDLLIMTKVHKVTGELPFPQNIRVKAVNTQFILEWDWDPQQYDETVSFTMEYIFAYQKSLKGYSSNRVCYRIPQTQCDFTYQDINYFGEYYLRLRAESKNITSKWKEIKFCPEEHSALGPPSKVNIESSNGVLKVNITDPMTHKNESMRSLMKISFLIVYWKNTSTAKNRTLTINNAETLLTGLEPWTLYCLQIQAFNEHFKKRSQFTEAVCQLTTCKDDGLTPVWMVLLIFFSSVALLLFCSYGVHVIYKVIKYSCFPQLPDSMQLYETTPNLQYTDVLLKEAEMELCCEMVSVMLIEPSPPIEPASASIRHDHQNSADSGVYSSEEGSGGAQAT